From one Kwoniella dejecticola CBS 10117 chromosome 2, complete sequence genomic stretch:
- a CDS encoding 60S ribosomal protein uL5, with product MKELRIDKLVINISVGESGDRLTRAAKVLEQLTGQTPVTSKARYTIRSFQIRRNEKIAVHVTIRGPKAEEVLERALKVKEYELRKRNFSETGNFGFGIEEHIDLGIKYDPGIGIFGMDFYVVMGRPGMRVARRKHAVGKVGASHKVRPEHTVAWFKQRFDGIVSR from the exons ATGAAGGAGCTCCGTATTGACAAATTGGTCATCA ACATCTCCGTCGGAGAATCCGGTGATAGATTGACTCGAGCCGCCAAGGTGTTGGAACAACTTACCGGTCAAACACCCGTGACCTCAAAGGCCAGATACACCATCCGATCTTTCCAAATCCGAAGAAACGAAAAGATCGCCGTGCACGTCACCATCCGAGGTCCCAAGGCCGAGGAGGTTTTGGAGAGAGCtttgaaggtcaaggagtaCGAGTTGAGAAAGCG AAACTTCTCTGAAACCGGTAACTTCGGTTTCGGTATCGAGGAACACATCGATTTGGGTATCAAGTACGACCCGGGAATCGGTATTTTCGGTATGGATTTCTACGTCGTTATGGGTCGACCAGGTATGCGAGTCGCCCGACGAAAGCACGCCGTCGGTAAAGTCGGTGCTTCCCACAAAGTCAGACCTGAGCA CACCGTTGCCTGGTTCAAACAACGATTCGACGGTATCGTCTCCCGATAA